TCTCATTCTATTTACATTGATCTCATGGACTCTCACAAGAAACTCTTCGATATATTGCTTACACTAGTGCAGAAATTGATCCTTTCCAACTGGAAATCAGCAAATTTACTTCATGTCCAACATTGGTGGAACTTAGTGCTACAACATCATAAATTTGAATTGCCAATTTCTGAACGTAGGGGTCAGCTCAGATCTGCCAATGCTTGTTGGTCCACTTTATTGACTTATTTACAAACTTCTAATGTATGATTATATTTACACTATGTGTTCTGATTGTTAATATACTGCTTTGTGCCTTTGTTTGCTGCTTTTGACAAAActtaataaaattttaatgggaaaaaaaaaaaagataggaagagacctctaacataatttttccaagccatacattcaatttagtggcttgaaatgagagggttctctcaaggaacttcttataatgacaggattttagGGAGGGATATGTaaacaagtgcactctacgtgtggtctttttagcgtgactcaaagaaaaatgagacacaagataacctggtaataaacctgaaactgatttataacaaatacaggaaaatttgaacagaTTTCTCGACTCTttcggcaaccaatggagtttcaaataaaaaggagtgatatgctcccattttttaaaaccaaaaatgaggcgaacggcagtattctgaatcactctcaattttttgaaaatgttcttGTAAGCACCTAAGTatataatgttacagtaatcgagaATACTTAAGATAGAAGACTGTATCAATAAACCAATAAACCCTAATAGAGACTTTAAAGACAACACTATTgcctaactgattttgctgagctaaaaaagagaactacaatgatataacctactgaaacccaagtttacctttcccaagtttgaatgtcaACATGCAATATATTCCAGtggatgttctttttttttctctttagcaGAGCAGATCCTCCCTCAGTACCTCTTCAGGTGTGGGGAAAAGGGTGAGTTTTCAGATCGAGTGAGAGGGAGCTTTGGGGGTCAGGTGTTTCAGGTTTGTGCAGATTGCCCTTGTTAAGATCAGCTGGAAAAATGTGAAGGGTAATTTAAGAGTAGTATAAAAGTAATTTGAGCCTAGTGGTGGGTGGGCtgtagggagggtgggtgggtagaGGCAGACAGTAGTTCACAAGTTGCTGGGAAAATGAtttttaatgctgagcctctacaacaGATATGTCAAACTATGGCCcatgggccaaatttggcccacggtgtagtaaaatttggcccgccagacactTTCAACTTTCCACTTTAGCTGGCCCACCGGTATAAGTGCTGCATCAGAAATTTCAATTTAAGCTGGCCCACTGGTACAAGCGCCacatcagcagcctgcagaggatcgctggtcggccGTAGCGatccctgcaggctgccgtagcctcagcagcatgttcaaTCTGCTGCAGTCCCATACGtcaggaggggtgggactgcagcagagggaagtgcTGCGGAGGCCAACTCTAGAGCCTTTGCTGGGCACTCTCCCCCTCCAGCGCCGCGATTGACTCAAGCCAAGGGACCACCATCCCACGATACAGGAAAACGTTAAGTGCCCAGAGAAGGGGCTCACTTGCAAGCCTTTTCAATCAAGGAGGAGTGGGTAACACCTTGGCATGAAGCCGGCAGGTACGTTTCGGGAGACCAGGGTGTGCAAATCTCAGGATGCAGTTCTGCCCTCCAATGGCACTTATAAAGAGGCTCCAGTGAGTGGTGTCCAGACCTAGGCAGCAGATCGCAGAAGTTTGCAGATTATGAAACTTGAGGAAATGGAAAGCATGTGGcatttgaattattattattattattattattaatagctaGGAACCTTGCTTGAATATACTCTCACTGcaaaccaaaaggaaaaaatatatattataacTCTCAgatctaaaagagagaggaaaagtctttttttatttattttgtttacatcacagagccggtgtggggttggagaggtggtAACCCTAAACTTcaactaagactaaggggtccttttattaaggagcgcatttagcacgcgctaaatcggttagcgtaccttaataaaaggacccctaagtatcttaataaaaaaattcagcccgcgacttagcctttgttttagattttggccccttatgtgattgagtttgatactCCTGCTCTACAACCTCTCTTTTAGTACCAGGCTTACTGAGAGTTAGGCACTagaccagcattcctcccctcaagggtcacctgtggagtctgatctcatAAGAAAGTCCTCGGAGTTCAGTCAGTCATTAGGCGTTGGATGGCAcattgacttaggcatcgctaggcaccgCAAGGATATCTGCACATAATTCTACATTATACTTTTTAAATTAACTTCCATGTGGATTTAAGTTAGCTTACACTAGATGTCTATGATTAGtgcacctagcggcacctaatgtaggcactgtttatagaatcaggcccataggaCATACTCTTTAAGAAAAGTGCAAACTATGTACAAATAGGGCCTGATTCTTGAAAACGCACGTCCCGATGGCAGGTAAGAGTGGATGTCCTGTGATCTGGCAGCCAAttaggatgcacgtttttttaaaaaacctccctGAATAAGGGCGCCATTTTAGGTTTCCAGAGCACATCTACGAAGACACATAGTAATATTTAATCACACCCAGGGAGGTGTGTGGGCATggcttcacccagaagtggccttggacgGACTTAAGCATTGGTATACGTCTCCGTAGACAGAAggcagacacctgaaatgtaggcctgcaaattgctggcctacatttcaggtgtctgtcCGTGAGTGTAGGCATGATTCTTCATAGGATGCcggtgcgtgattgacatgcgatcggcagccgcttcttaggcagccGCCAAAACCGGTGTACTATACAGAATAAGGCCCATTTTATACTTTCTTAACAACATTAATTTCCAAATGCCACAGAACTGGTGATAGTGTGAATTTAGGGCGAATAGTCTTGTATTCATATATACGAATTTAGATGAGAAATTTCTTTGCTTCTTCTTTCGAAATTTCTTTGCTTCTTCTTTCAAAAGAAGAAGCAAAGAAATTTCTCATCTAAATTCGTATATATGAATACAAGACTATTCGCCCTAAATTCACATTATCACCAGTTCATTGGCATTTGTGTGGTTCAGACCTATCTCTGGGTTCCTTGATAATGAACTTCGAAACATGGTCTATGTCAGGACCTGTTGAACACTTTTAAAAGCTAAGTGGgaatttttctttctcctcttttttgccattgaaaacagttttatttattttttgaataaCACATTTATTAACACTTTTTCTCAAAATTCATacacggtgatggggcggtgggttcaGCTATAGGAGCCCAGGCTCTTGGtcgaattacacaattctgagtgtatgtgaaatgtaatttatttatacattttataaGCTAGGTACACAACTTATTTAATTACTCTCATTTTAGGAGTCTTATTCAGCAGTGTTATACCTATTATTATTGCCACAAATATATGTGCCTTTATACAATTACTTCTGGGTAATTTTATAGACACTTAGGTGCATATGAATCTGTATGCTTCCTGCCTAGGCAGCAGTTTATTAAATGACCTTCCTCTACTATAGAAACTGTAAAAATATACCATTAAAGATGGTCTCCTTTCCCTGTGTCCTGCAACACAGAAACATCTTAATTATGAATAATCATTCATTAATAGGTTCACATCACTTTTTCAATTATGAAATGTCTTAAGATGTTCTTTTCTTCTCCCACAGACATTCATCGCCTGCAGCATCCAGTGAGGAAACCATTTTGGACAAGGTCTCAGTCAACATCAACCAAGGATACTCAAAAGATTTTTACAGGCAATAATATCATAGCAGGTGACATTGTAAGAACAGTGAAGATACTTGAATATGTGATACATTAATGACTTTTTGACAAGGTGGCAGTAGGTGGTAACTCCTTGAAGAATACCAAATTAAATAATTTCACTCCAGTTCTCCTAAAATTATTCTGGTAAGGGAACATACGCCATACACTGGGGGCCTCCCAAATGTTGGCCACAGGCCACATTAAAAGTAAACTCAATTTTCCCATGGTTAAGGTAGCAGGTATGCTTGTGAGATCctgcagagagtggttgatcacagGTACCTAACAGATCATCATCAAATCTGTTGTCCTCATCCCAGACCTCGAGCTTCATGGAGCTTTCTTGGTTTAGTTGTACTGTGCCAATATCAAAGTGGACAGCCCATATTGGATTGTTATTGTCCCACACTGTGTTGGTCCTCTCCTCCTTGTTCTCAAAGATCACTTTAACATAAGCATCGGTTTCTGTGATATAATCACCCCAGAGTTCTGTAGCTCCGTGAATGCTGACTGTGATCTTGGCGAAACCTCGTCCAGTGGAGCAACACATGCTGTTTATACCTATGTTTTCTGAGCAGAAGCAAGAGCAGGAGTCCCTTTTGCTCTTTTGTGCCCCAGAAGGGCAGCTACTGGAGCAGTTCTTCTGGACAGCTCTCTCCAATATGTATTCACTAATGGCTCTCCTTAGGTTCCCTTTCTGTGGTCCCTTGAACCTCACTAATGTATGAATGGGCTTCAGGGAGAAAGAAATGATCCCTGGGATAGTCTTCAAACTCTCCATCCACTCCCCAAACATTTCTGAGTCCTGCTCCTTGGCAAACAGAAGGTCTGCTGTTGCTTCACCTCCATCAACTTCTGATTGCCGCTCGCTATACTTCTCATGGAAACTTCCCTtgaagtttttctttttcttcaactTCTCACAGGTGCTGAACCCTCCTGTGATCTTGCCCTTGGTCATTACTGTGACTGAGGCCTCTACGCTTAGGCAATCTTTCACCTCATCCACTGTGATTCCTTCCATGGAAGACTCACAAGTTTTAATAGCTGTGACATCCCgcacttttccccccaaaaatagTTGGGTGATGTAGTGGGTCCCATAGGTGTCAATGACATGCAAATAGTTGGGTTTCGTCATTTCATTGTAGACAACTGGAAGATTCCTCAAGGTGTACAAAAAATGACTTGTGAGGTATGGTTTGTTGCTAACTCGATATCtgcactccccccaaaaaacaaaacaaaaaaataataattagagTACAGAAGTTTCTAATCAGATAGTAGACATTTCAACCTTTACTTCTATATTCCTACTatggacccttttacaaagcagcactaaAAAGCGGTCTTAACGTGCCCTTATGCAGTCTTTTTTGCATGCTACAGCTAATGGCAGCATTAGCGTGTGGCTATTAAAAAAGATTAATGCTCTTGTGTTAATCAGCATGCAGCAATGTAGCTGCAGTTACTGGTTACTGCAGAcaaacccagacatgtcccttctgtgataaaaataaaaataatttttttaccaCATGACGTGTGGGCGCTAACCCAGAACTTACCACAGGGTTTACCATGGGGCCTGAGTGAGCCCCATGGTAAACCATGTAATGCTGCAGTAAGCATGCACTAGTGCTTATCGCAGCTTGTTAAAAGGCCCCCAATGTATGCTGATTGCTC
The nucleotide sequence above comes from Geotrypetes seraphini chromosome 5, aGeoSer1.1, whole genome shotgun sequence. Encoded proteins:
- the LOC117360374 gene encoding perforin-1-like — its product is MDLYRLLTPALEPYSALLYCFIFAFHSPGANSHCRTGTRSECEESDFVPGHNLVGEGIDVVTLERKGAYLIDTDKWKRKDHTCILCPNVLLEDTPLQKLPRSIVDWRIHNKCARKVSSTVLHSSFQVMKLSASSVQNDWKMGLDINVHPSVNIQTKMAGSHSQLAEFSMQKSRQDKYSFMSHEISCMYYRYRVSNKPYLTSHFLYTLRNLPVVYNEMTKPNYLHVIDTYGTHYITQLFLGGKVRDVTAIKTCESSMEGITVDEVKDCLSVEASVTVMTKGKITGGFSTCEKLKKKKNFKGSFHEKYSERQSEVDGGEATADLLFAKEQDSEMFGEWMESLKTIPGIISFSLKPIHTLVRFKGPQKGNLRRAISEYILERAVQKNCSSSCPSGAQKSKRDSCSCFCSENIGINSMCCSTGRGFAKITVSIHGATELWGDYITETDAYVKVIFENKEERTNTVWDNNNPIWAVHFDIGTVQLNQESSMKLEVWDEDNRFDDDLLGTCDQPLSAGSHKHTCYLNHGKIEFTFNVACGQHLGGPQCMAYVPLPE